From Pelosinus fermentans DSM 17108, the proteins below share one genomic window:
- the nifB gene encoding nitrogenase cofactor biosynthesis protein NifB has translation MKNPCFSNIPLHILEQTQKHPCYSVEVHQQFAVMHLPVAPTCNIQCNYCNRSFDCINENRPGVTSESLTPALAVENFRSVKGKIAELGVVGIAGPGDALADWQQTKETIEQIQKIDPDIVFCLSTNGLLLAKYAPEIIQLGIHHVTVTINAVNPRIGAQIYKFVLYEGQKYEGLEAAQLLYEQQLAGIEYLAAHGVLIKINIVMLKGINDQHIPDVVKKMKELGAFIINIIPLIPAPGSSFAENLQVSEQEINEMRKRCQLGRRQVRDCGQCRVDKVG, from the coding sequence ATGAAAAATCCTTGCTTTAGCAATATTCCTCTTCATATTTTAGAACAGACACAAAAACACCCCTGCTATTCTGTAGAAGTGCATCAACAGTTTGCTGTGATGCATTTGCCAGTTGCACCGACGTGTAATATACAGTGCAATTATTGTAATCGCAGCTTTGACTGCATCAATGAAAACCGCCCTGGCGTAACCAGTGAAAGCTTGACTCCTGCTCTTGCCGTCGAAAACTTTCGTAGCGTAAAAGGTAAAATCGCAGAACTTGGCGTGGTAGGCATTGCAGGTCCGGGAGATGCCTTAGCGGATTGGCAGCAGACAAAAGAAACCATAGAACAAATTCAAAAGATCGATCCGGACATTGTATTTTGTTTATCTACAAATGGCTTATTATTAGCAAAATATGCACCAGAGATTATTCAGTTGGGAATTCATCATGTAACCGTTACCATAAATGCCGTCAATCCCCGGATCGGTGCGCAAATTTATAAATTTGTACTCTACGAAGGGCAGAAGTATGAAGGTTTAGAAGCAGCGCAGCTGCTTTATGAACAGCAGTTAGCAGGTATTGAGTATCTGGCTGCTCATGGCGTATTAATAAAAATCAATATTGTCATGTTAAAAGGAATTAACGATCAGCATATTCCAGATGTAGTAAAAAAAATGAAAGAGCTGGGGGCTTTCATTATTAACATTATTCCGCTTATTCCTGCTCCTGGAAGCAGCTTTGCAGAAAATCTTCAAGTAAGTGAACAAGAAATTAACGAAATGAGAAAACGTTGCCAATTAGGGCGGCGGCAGGTGCGAGATTGCGGACAGTGCAGAGTTGATAAGGTAGGGTAA